A single window of Doryrhamphus excisus isolate RoL2022-K1 chromosome 5, RoL_Dexc_1.0, whole genome shotgun sequence DNA harbors:
- the cep63 gene encoding centrosomal protein of 63 kDa isoform X1 codes for MDAHGPDLSSVLSDCEPELQELMRQIDIMIDHQKSDWEAQMQEMQLQLKSGQEEMSASRVLLERKDLEIGVLRQQLEDVQTGRQALATKYEKQLQNVSEELDMLKRSYLKLQRRHLKKLGGEESKEVDKSEVRMLNEKLEEYSRSCVQWEQQRLLYQKQLSSLEAQKKSLVDELSHVKAEAASLASLEKSYMSSLRHLEQDNLQLRRELAETRRQLELSKGRTTAPTPADQSQPARENHGANGKGKTSYEGEIQRLFTQLKTSGQSRIQATPSGSHGAAASATAGNTRISGGDSAQSPTELAPEGWSSSSEDTLSSREGLTPPPMPLPPSSTDAMVSRFLEEESLLSKELMQKLDSHILSMTENNARTVSERLAVASPQDRERRQPPLPHGRQLRPLIHLLFYQHLEKI; via the exons ATGGACGCGCACGGTCCTGACCTGAG CTCGGTGTTGTCGGACTGCGAGCCAGAGCTCCAGGAGCTGATGAGGCAGATCGACATCATGATTGACCACCAGAAGAGCGACTGGGAGGCCCAGATGCAGGAGATGCAACTACAGCTGAAGAGTGGGCAGGAGGAGATGTCTGCTTCCAGGGTCCTCCTTGAACGCAAAGACCTGGAG ATCGGGGTGCTGCGTCAGCAACTGGAAGATGTTCAGACTGGCCGACAAGCGTTGGCAACCAAGTATGAGAAGCAACTTCAAAACGTCAGCGAGGAG CTGGACATGTTAAAGAGGAGCTACTTGAAGCTCCAGCGCAGACATCTCAAGAAGCTGGGCGGCGAAGAGTCCAAAGAGGTTGACAAGTCAGAAGTGAGGATGCTGAATGAGAAGCTTGAG GAGTACAGTCGCAGCTGCGTGCAGTGGGAGCAGCAGCGCCTCCTCTACCAGAAGCAGTTGTCCTCCTTGGAGGCCCAGAAGAAGAGCCTGGTTGATGAGCTCTCACACGTCAAA GCCGAGGCGGCGTCGCTGGCCTCCCTGGAGAAGAGCTACATGTCGTCGCTGCGACACCTGGAGCAGGACAACCTGCAGCTGAGGCGTGAGCTCGCTGAGACACGCCGCCAACTGGAGCTCTCCAAGGGCAGGACCACCGCACCCACCCCTGCCGACCAGTCGCAGCCAGCTAGGGAAAA TCACGGCGCTAACGGCAAGGGGAAGACTTCCTACGAGGGCGAGATCCAGAGGCTCTTCACGCAGCTGAAGACATCGGGCCAGTCCCGTATTCAAGCTACGCCGAGCGGCTCTCACGGGGCGGCGGCTTCCGCCACGGCTGGCAACACAAGAATCTCCGGGGGAGACTCGGCACAGAGTCCAACCGAGCTGGCTCCGGAGGGGTGGAGCTCCAGCTCAGAGGACACGCTGAGCTCCAGGGAGGGATTAACGCCCCCTCCGATG CCTTTGCCGCCATCTTCCACGGACGCCATGGTCTCTCGGTTCTTGGAGGAGGAAAGTCTTCTCTCCAAGGAGCTGATGCAGAAACTGGACTCTCACATCCTCAGTATGACGGAGAACAACGCCAGGACCGTCTCCGAGCGCCTCGCTGTCGCATCTCCTCAGGACCGAGAACGAAG ACAACCACCACTTCCTCATGGCCGACAGCTGCGACCTCTGATCCATCTGCTCTTCTACCAGCATCTGGAGAAGATATGA
- the cep63 gene encoding centrosomal protein of 63 kDa isoform X2: MDAHGPDLSSVLSDCEPELQELMRQIDIMIDHQKSDWEAQMQEMQLQLKSGQEEMSASRVLLERKDLEIGVLRQQLEDVQTGRQALATKYEKQLQNVSEELDMLKRSYLKLQRRHLKKLGGEESKEVDKSEVRMLNEKLEEYSRSCVQWEQQRLLYQKQLSSLEAQKKSLVDELSHVKAEAASLASLEKSYMSSLRHLEQDNLQLRRELAETRRQLELSKGRTTAPTPADQSQPARENHGANGKGKTSYEGEIQRLFTQLKTSGQSRIQATPSGSHGAAASATAGNTRISGGDSAQSPTELAPEGWSSSSEDTLSSREGLTPPPMPLPPSSTDAMVSRFLEEESLLSKELMQKLDSHILSMTENNARTVSERLAVASPQDRERRL, encoded by the exons ATGGACGCGCACGGTCCTGACCTGAG CTCGGTGTTGTCGGACTGCGAGCCAGAGCTCCAGGAGCTGATGAGGCAGATCGACATCATGATTGACCACCAGAAGAGCGACTGGGAGGCCCAGATGCAGGAGATGCAACTACAGCTGAAGAGTGGGCAGGAGGAGATGTCTGCTTCCAGGGTCCTCCTTGAACGCAAAGACCTGGAG ATCGGGGTGCTGCGTCAGCAACTGGAAGATGTTCAGACTGGCCGACAAGCGTTGGCAACCAAGTATGAGAAGCAACTTCAAAACGTCAGCGAGGAG CTGGACATGTTAAAGAGGAGCTACTTGAAGCTCCAGCGCAGACATCTCAAGAAGCTGGGCGGCGAAGAGTCCAAAGAGGTTGACAAGTCAGAAGTGAGGATGCTGAATGAGAAGCTTGAG GAGTACAGTCGCAGCTGCGTGCAGTGGGAGCAGCAGCGCCTCCTCTACCAGAAGCAGTTGTCCTCCTTGGAGGCCCAGAAGAAGAGCCTGGTTGATGAGCTCTCACACGTCAAA GCCGAGGCGGCGTCGCTGGCCTCCCTGGAGAAGAGCTACATGTCGTCGCTGCGACACCTGGAGCAGGACAACCTGCAGCTGAGGCGTGAGCTCGCTGAGACACGCCGCCAACTGGAGCTCTCCAAGGGCAGGACCACCGCACCCACCCCTGCCGACCAGTCGCAGCCAGCTAGGGAAAA TCACGGCGCTAACGGCAAGGGGAAGACTTCCTACGAGGGCGAGATCCAGAGGCTCTTCACGCAGCTGAAGACATCGGGCCAGTCCCGTATTCAAGCTACGCCGAGCGGCTCTCACGGGGCGGCGGCTTCCGCCACGGCTGGCAACACAAGAATCTCCGGGGGAGACTCGGCACAGAGTCCAACCGAGCTGGCTCCGGAGGGGTGGAGCTCCAGCTCAGAGGACACGCTGAGCTCCAGGGAGGGATTAACGCCCCCTCCGATG CCTTTGCCGCCATCTTCCACGGACGCCATGGTCTCTCGGTTCTTGGAGGAGGAAAGTCTTCTCTCCAAGGAGCTGATGCAGAAACTGGACTCTCACATCCTCAGTATGACGGAGAACAACGCCAGGACCGTCTCCGAGCGCCTCGCTGTCGCATCTCCTCAGGACCGAGAACGAAG
- the im:7152348 gene encoding uncharacterized protein im:7152348 produces the protein MVLCTEGDCSVCLLAFSRAERIPRMLHCRHTFCQPCLETLQTRARSGLLTVGCPLCRRVTCIRPGLSLQEALWVNSGLWEQIPEEEEDALKDEAKNHTMEDSFQGKCQAECNHMDSDHSISRWKRLKLSIFFWRKLKLTRRSPEQMADSSNVEMKSWRRLPSEDDEKRSGLEGGRC, from the exons ATGGTTCTGTGCACTGAGGGCGACTGCAGCGTTTGCCTGCTGGCCTTCTCGCGGGCGGAGCGGATCCCGCGGATGCTCCACTGCAGACACACTTTCTGCCAGCCCTGCCTGGAGACCCTCCAGACGCGTGCCAGGAGCGGCCTGCTCACTGTAGGATGCCCCCTGTGTCGCCGCGTCACCTGCATCCGGCCGGGCCTCAGCCTGCAGGAGGCGCTGTGGGTCAACAGCGGCCTATGGGAGCAGAtacctgaggaggaggaggacgcaCTGAAAGATGAAGCCAAAAACCACACGATGGAAGACTCGTTCCAAGGAAAATGCCAAGCAGAATG CAACCACATGGATTCGGACCACAGCATTTCCCGCTGGAAGCGTCTAAAGCTTAGCATCTTCTTCTGGAGGAAGCTGAAGCTGACCAGGCGCTCTCCAGAGCAGATGGCAGACAGCAGCAACGT GGAAATGAAGTCCTGGCGCAGACTTCCcagtgaagatgatgaaaaaCGATCCGGTTTGGAAGGTGGACGCTGTTAG
- the rab6ba gene encoding RAB6B, member RAS oncogene family a isoform X1 — protein MYDSFDNTYQATIGIDFLSKTMYLEDRTVRLQLWDTAGQERFRSLIPSYIRDSTVAVVVYDITNVNSFQQTSKWIDDVRTERGSDVIIMLVGNKTDLADKRQIGIEEGEQRAKELSVMFIETSAKTGYNVKQLFRRVAAALPGMESMQETSKEGMIDIKLDKPQEAQTTEAGCSC, from the exons ATGTATGACAGCTTTGACAACACGTACCAG GCAACCATTGGAATTGACTTCCTGTCGAAAACGATGTACCTGGAAGACCGAACG GTGAGGTTGCAGCTGTGGGACACCGCGGGACAAGAGCGCTTCAGGAGCCTCATCCCCAGCTACATACGGGACTCCACGGTGGCCGTGGTCGTCTACGACATCACAA ACGTCAACTCTTTCCAGCAGACGTCCAAGTGGATTGATGACGTGAGAACAGAgagaggaagtgatgtcatcatcatgcTAGTAGGCAATAAGACGGACCTGGCAGATAAGAG GCAAATCGGCATCGAGGAAGGCGAGCAGAGGGCCAAAGAGCTGAGCGTCATGTTCATAGAGACCAGCGCCAAGACTGGTTACAATGTCAAACAG TTGTTTCGCCGTGTGGCTGCTGCTCTCCCCGGGATGGAAAGCATGCAGGAGACGAGCAAAGAAGGAA TGATTGACATCAAGTTGGACAAACCGCAGGAGGCGCAGACGACTGAGGCGGGCTGCTCGTGTTAA